The following is a genomic window from bacterium.
AGTTCCACGGGCCGACGATAGGCGGATCACAAGGTTCCTCGCCACCGAATCTCACACGACAGGCGGATCATAAGGTTCGTTGCCGCCAAATTTCGCACGAACGGCTACGTCGTCCAATAGGACGATTGTGAATGGCGCACCATGGAAAACCGCCGCGCGATGCGCGCGGCGGTCGAGCTTCGTCGCCGTTTTCGAATCGGGGGCGGCCCGGGCCGCGGCGGATTAACGCGTGTCGAGCTTGCGGAGCTTTTTCAGCAGGCGCTTGCGGGCCGCGGCGGCCTTGCGCTTTTGGCGGACGCTCGGCTTTTCGTAGTATTCGCGCTTGCGAACTTCCGAAAGAATCCCCGCCTTTTCGCACTGCCGCTTGAAGCGCTTGATCGCGCTTTGCATCGGCTCGTTGTCCCGAACGCGTACTCCTGCCATGCGATAAACCTCGTCTTCGATGAAACTTCTTCAAAGCCGCTTCCGTCGGGTCGCGGTTCCCGTGGACGTGACGCGAACGAGCGCGCTTGATCCCCCAAAGGACGCGCAATGATAGGGATTTCGCCTCGCCTGTCAATCGAAACCGGCGCGTCGAAATCAACTCGATGGCGGACTCGAATCGCCCGGTGTGGCCCAATCGTTAGGGGCGATTCTCGACATGATGTCGGCTTCGATCGCAAAGCGCGCGGCGTACTCCACGATCCGCAGGACCGCGTCGGCGAAATCGAACGGATGCGGAGCGTGCCGATAATCCCACACGACCGGCTCCGCGTATCCCGATGTCACGACCATCACGCCTGCGCCCGGCAGCGGCGCCATGTCGCGGATCCACGGCAATATCCGCCGGCGCGACAGACGCGCCAGATCCTCGCCGCGCCGCGTTTCGATGACGCCGAGGAACGAGCTGAAGAAGACGAGGTCGTGCGTTTCGTCGATTGCCATCGCGCGGATCGCCAGCGGCGCGGGCGCGCTCCGTACCTCGAGGAAGGTCGCCGGGTCGTAGGCGATGACCCGCCCCAGGCGCGCGAATCCCACAAGCAGGCGGTCGCGCCGCCGGTCGTGGATCATTTCGAACGCGTCGCCGGGAAGTTCGATCGTGCGGATGGTCGACAGGTCGTCCGGCGAAAGCGCGAAGAGAAACCGTCGTGTCAGAACGAGGATCTGCCCCCGCCTGGCATCCCCTACGATGCGCCACAACTCGTCGCCCGGGACGGAAAGCTCGCGCGAGGCGATGGTGCCGCCCGTCGTGAGGTCAATCGTGATCAAAGACGTGTTGGGGCGCTGCCCGACGACGAGCAGGTTCTCGTCGGGCAAAATCGCTTGGCGCAGGCCGTCCGAGCCGAGCGATACCGTCTTCTCGTCGATGACATATCGGTCAATCTCGCGCCACGCGTCGATGTCCAGCACATGCAGGACCTTGCGGTAGCCGTCGTAGAGATACGCGCGCCTCGCGTCGAAGTCGTACGACGCCTCGTTCCAGGCGTCGCCGTAGGTGAAGGCGAGCCGGTAATACCAGGCGTCGCCGCGCCTTTGCACCAGGCCGATACCGTCCAGGCATTTGACAAGGGCCTCATCGCGACCGGGCACCGGAACCGCCTGATAAGAATCCAGGCATTGGCGGAGCTCGTCCCTGGCCATGTTGGAGTTGAGGATTGACAGGCGCGGCGTTCGTCCGATCGCGTGCCCGGTATAGGGCATGTAGGTCGGCTGGTTTCCTGCCAAAACGAGTATCGGGATGACGGCGCTGATCGCCAGAAATATCGGCCTCAAGGGAGTCCACCAGCGCGACGGAAACGCGGCGGCCATGGCCGTCCACCACGCGGCGGGAATCGGCCAGCTCATTCCCGCGAGAAAAAGCGGCGCAAGTCGCCACCTCGGCGACGGCGGGATGCGGCGCAGGGCGAAATGAACGGCAAAGCCGAACGCTGTCGCGAAGGTCGCGGAAAGATACGGCAGCGGTGGCCAGGCGATCGCGCCCACCTGGCGCAGCACGTCCGGATCCCAGATGTTGCGGTTCCAGCCCTCGGTCTGCTGGCGATGAAACGCTTCCGCCAGCGTCGCCGGGTTCCACGTGTCGTACAGCTCCATCATGGGCACGACGATCATGACAAACGCGAGCAAAGCCCAGACGCCGGCGAATATCGCGAGGCGGCGCCAAATGGCTCGCCCGCGGATCCATGCCCGCCGCGGCGAGGGACGAATCGCGAGAGCCATGATCGTCGCGATCGCAGTCGCGACGCCGACGAAAAGAGGAATCTCAAGCCAGGTCAGGAAATACAGGATGTCGAACTGAAGTTTCTTGCTCGACGCGCCGCCCATGTCGGCCAGCGCCTCGCGAAACATCGGTGTGAGTCGGACGGCACAAAGGAAAACGAGAAGCGCGGTTGCGGCGGTCAGAATTGAGGCCCGCACGAGGCGCCCGGCGCGGTCCCACCAATCGGCGAATCGGTCGCCCCATCCGGCGACGGCTAAAACGGCCTGGCGAATCCCGTGCATCGGCTTGCGATGATGCACGATCCGATGGCGAGTTTCGAGATGCGAATGAGAAATGACTTCGCCGCGGCGGGCGTTCGTCGCGCGTCCATCCTGTCCATTCGGTCCACCATGTCCATCGTGTCCATCGCCGATTCAGGCGCGCGCGCGGGCGCGGGCGATAGACACCCCGTCGGCAAGGCGCTAATTTTTACCTCCATGAGCGACAACGCGAAGACCATTCTGGTCGTGGCCGCGCACCCGGATGACGAGGTGCTCGGCTGCGGCGCGACGATCGCGCGCCGCGTCCGCGAGGGCGCCACGGCGCATGTTCTCTTTGTGACCGGCGGCGTCGCCGGCCGATACGCCGATCCCTCCGCCGAGTCCGGCGCGATTCGCGCCGCGCAGGAAGCGGTGCGCGCCGATGCGAAAACCGCCGCCGGCATCCTGGGATTCGCGAGTTGCCGATTCCTCGATTTCCCCGACAATCGCCTCGATACGGCGGCGCGGCAGGACATCGCTCACGCCATCGACGGCGTGATCGAGGAGGCCAGGCCCGATACGCTCTTTACGCACCACCCCGGCGACTACAATTGGGATCACGGCATCGTGTTCGACGCGGTGAT
Proteins encoded in this region:
- the rpsU gene encoding 30S ribosomal protein S21; this translates as MAGVRVRDNEPMQSAIKRFKRQCEKAGILSEVRKREYYEKPSVRQKRKAAAARKRLLKKLRKLDTR
- a CDS encoding PIG-L family deacetylase, whose translation is MSDNAKTILVVAAHPDDEVLGCGATIARRVREGATAHVLFVTGGVAGRYADPSAESGAIRAAQEAVRADAKTAAGILGFASCRFLDFPDNRLDTAARQDIAHAIDGVIEEARPDTLFTHHPGDYNWDHGIVFDAVMMAARVNPGEHAPARLYTFEVPSSTERAAPDPHRAFAPNVYVDVAATFGAKLAAMDAYRTERRDAPHPRSAGGLDALARKRGFEAGLKYAEAFCLVREIKR
- a CDS encoding PQQ-like beta-propeller repeat protein, which codes for MFREALADMGGASSKKLQFDILYFLTWLEIPLFVGVATAIATIMALAIRPSPRRAWIRGRAIWRRLAIFAGVWALLAFVMIVVPMMELYDTWNPATLAEAFHRQQTEGWNRNIWDPDVLRQVGAIAWPPLPYLSATFATAFGFAVHFALRRIPPSPRWRLAPLFLAGMSWPIPAAWWTAMAAAFPSRWWTPLRPIFLAISAVIPILVLAGNQPTYMPYTGHAIGRTPRLSILNSNMARDELRQCLDSYQAVPVPGRDEALVKCLDGIGLVQRRGDAWYYRLAFTYGDAWNEASYDFDARRAYLYDGYRKVLHVLDIDAWREIDRYVIDEKTVSLGSDGLRQAILPDENLLVVGQRPNTSLITIDLTTGGTIASRELSVPGDELWRIVGDARRGQILVLTRRFLFALSPDDLSTIRTIELPGDAFEMIHDRRRDRLLVGFARLGRVIAYDPATFLEVRSAPAPLAIRAMAIDETHDLVFFSSFLGVIETRRGEDLARLSRRRILPWIRDMAPLPGAGVMVVTSGYAEPVVWDYRHAPHPFDFADAVLRIVEYAARFAIEADIMSRIAPNDWATPGDSSPPSS